Below is a genomic region from Alkalinema sp. FACHB-956.
CAAGTTGGCAATCAAAACGTCTTGGTTCGGTTCATTGGTCAAGTTTTCAATTTTCGACGCCAGCCGATCGAAGGCGGCAACAAATTGACGAGTTTGGGCAGGAGGCAAATTCTGAAGGGCTTGTTCGACTTCTGCGATCGTAGGAGATTCGGGGGGGCGGGCATTGGGATTACTCACCAATAGCTGAAATAGGCGCAACCGAATGCTTTCATCAAAGTTAGCTGGTGCATTGGCGATCGCGGTCAGTTCGTCGAGTAACCGGGCTGTTGCGTTGATTGCTGTAGACTGGGGCAAGGGCTGGGCAGGATACCATTGTCGATTGGCTTGATCCGCAGAAACAATCGTTTGGCAACTGGCAGTTTGGGCTTGGGCCGCACGGAGAGGAGCCGCGATCGGAGCAAGGAGAACCAACGTGAGTAGGAAACGTAACAGGTTCATGGGCTATCTCTATCCAGATCAAGTCTATAGAAGAGCTACCCAATTGATTTGTTGCATTTCGGATTTGCGGTATTTCGGCAATCATCACCAACACCAAAAGCCCCCACCGAGAGACTCGATGAGGGCTTTTGACTGATCTATTGACTAATCTCAAGCTAAAACCGAAACCGGAATTAACCGTTGATTGCAGGTGCTTGCAGTGCTACAGGTGCAGACTCGCCAGCAGCCAAGTCCAGAGGGAAGTTGTGAGCGTTACGCTCGTGCATCACTTCCATCCCCAGGTTAGCCCGGTTGA
It encodes:
- a CDS encoding photosystem II protein D1, producing the protein NRANLGMEVMHERNAHNFPLDLAAGESAPVALQAPAING